A window of uncultured Litoreibacter sp. contains these coding sequences:
- a CDS encoding MmcB family DNA repair protein produces MPDDLTPSVHIQPGQLLARGVCRHLASHDFACIEEFTPERGKRVDVIGLGPKGEIWVIECKSSRADFQTDKKWEGYLEWCDRYFWAVDETFPAELLPDGTGLIIADAYDAEIIRMGPEDKLAAARRKVLITKFARHAARRLHGMRDPDFVLPFG; encoded by the coding sequence ATGCCAGACGATTTGACGCCCTCCGTCCATATTCAACCCGGCCAGTTGCTTGCGCGCGGGGTATGCAGGCATCTTGCCAGCCATGATTTCGCGTGCATCGAGGAGTTCACGCCTGAGCGCGGCAAGCGCGTGGATGTTATCGGGCTTGGGCCAAAGGGCGAGATTTGGGTGATCGAATGCAAATCATCGCGCGCCGATTTTCAGACCGACAAGAAATGGGAAGGCTATCTGGAATGGTGCGACCGCTATTTTTGGGCCGTGGATGAGACGTTTCCCGCGGAACTGCTGCCTGACGGCACCGGGTTGATCATTGCTGACGCCTATGACGCCGAGATTATCCGCATGGGTCCGGAAGATAAGCTGGCTGCAGCAAGGCGGAAGGTGCTGATCACCAAATTCGCCCGTCACGCAGCACGACGGCTGCATGGGATGCGAGATCCGGATTTTGTTCTGCCTTTTGGGTGA
- a CDS encoding DUF4437 domain-containing protein: MRSLTLLLTCLAAPALAADTDIITQPMPALDWATTPEGVAFAPLQGDRFTEDYMAMVRLPAGLVSPPHVKSANMFGVVIEGVMTHAPHGATTQATPLPTGAFYKIPKDLPHVSSCISDTPCVTFLYQDGKFDFLPVTQ; this comes from the coding sequence ATGCGCAGCCTCACCCTCCTACTTACCTGCCTCGCGGCCCCCGCCCTCGCCGCCGATACAGACATCATCACCCAGCCCATGCCCGCGCTGGATTGGGCCACCACGCCCGAGGGCGTCGCTTTCGCCCCCCTGCAAGGCGACCGATTTACCGAAGACTACATGGCCATGGTCCGTCTGCCCGCAGGCCTTGTCAGCCCGCCCCATGTCAAATCTGCCAACATGTTCGGGGTCGTCATCGAGGGCGTCATGACACACGCGCCGCACGGAGCGACAACCCAGGCAACGCCCCTGCCCACCGGCGCGTTCTACAAAATCCCCAAGGACTTGCCCCATGTGTCGTCCTGCATCTCGGATACGCCCTGCGTCACCTTCCTCTATCAAGACGGGAAGTTCGACTTCCTGCCGGTGACGCAATGA
- a CDS encoding metalloregulator ArsR/SmtB family transcription factor has translation MMPSSQPTFRALADPTRRDILRHLAGQDMTIAEVAQNFDMTRAAVKKHLTVLSDGGLITVRAQGREKINAINKEGFAPVFDWLSYFDQFWDDKLADLISAIEKDHSND, from the coding sequence ATGATGCCAAGCAGCCAACCTACCTTCCGCGCCCTCGCCGACCCCACACGGCGGGACATCCTGCGTCATCTGGCCGGTCAGGACATGACCATCGCCGAGGTCGCGCAAAATTTCGACATGACCCGCGCTGCGGTCAAAAAGCATCTCACGGTGCTCAGTGACGGCGGCCTCATCACGGTCCGCGCCCAAGGCCGCGAGAAGATCAACGCCATCAACAAGGAAGGCTTCGCCCCGGTTTTCGACTGGCTCTCCTATTTCGACCAGTTCTGGGACGACAAACTTGCTGACCTGATATCCGCCATTGAAAAGGATCATTCCAATGACTGA